Proteins encoded in a region of the Panthera tigris isolate Pti1 chromosome B2, P.tigris_Pti1_mat1.1, whole genome shotgun sequence genome:
- the FOXQ1 gene encoding forkhead box protein Q1, with amino-acid sequence MKLEVFGPRAAHGDKPGSDLEGAGGSDAPSPLSAAGDDSLGSDGDCAANSPAAGGSAEELAGGGERNAGCGPGAEEEVPAAVAAGHAEACEAGPGAGSAGGGEGARSKPYTRRPKPPYSYIALIAMAIRDSAGGRLTLAEINEYLMGKFPFFRGSYTGWRNSVRHNLSLNDCFVKVLRDPSRPWGKDNYWMLNPNSEYTFADGVFRRRRKRLSHRAAAPQPGLRPEEAAAHPAAAPPPPASAAPISPRARSPARHEGRASPAGKFSSSFAIDSILSKPFRSRRDGDAAPGARLPWGAAPCPPLPTYPALLPEASGGALLPMCAYSAVEPLLLSARGADAPPAAPPAVPHLLLAPLSASAPAKPFRGPAAGGGAHLYCPLRLPAALQASSAGGPGPHLPYPVETLLA; translated from the coding sequence ATGAAGTTGGAGGTGTTCGGCCCCCGCGCGGCCCACGGGGACAAGCCGGGTAGTGACTTGGAGGGTGCCGGCGGCAGCGACGCACCATCTCCGCTGTCCGCAGCCGGCGACGATTCCCTGGGCTCGGACGGGGACTGCGCGGCCAACAGCCCGGCGGCGGGCGGCAGCGCCGAGGAGCTGGCGGGCGGCGGCGAGCGGAACGCAGGCTGCGGGCCAGGCGCTGAGGAGGAGGTCCCCGCAGCGGTGGCGGCGGGGCACGCGGAGGCCTGCGAAGCCGGGCCAGGTGCGGGGAGCGCGGGGGGCGGCGAGGGCGCGCGCAGCAAGCCGTACACGCGGCGGCCCAAGCCCCCGTACTCGTACATCGCGCTCATCGCCATGGCTATCCGCGACTCGGCTGGAGGGCGCCTGACGCTGGCCGAAATCAACGAGTACCTCATGGGCAAGTTCCCCTTCTTCCGCGGAAGCTACACGGGCTGGCGCAACTCCGTGCGCCACAACCTCTCACTTAACGACTGCTTCGTCAAGGTGTTGCGCGACCCCTCGCGGCCCTGGGGCAAGGACAACTACTGGATGCTCAACCCCAACAGCGAGTACACCTTCGCCGACGGGGTCTTTCGCCGCCGCCGCAAGCGCCTCAGCCACCGGGCGGCAGCCCCCCAACCAGGGCTTCGGCCAGAGGAGGCCGCGGCCCACCCCGCCGCTGCGCCCCCTCCGCCCGCGTCCGCCGCCCCGATTTCTCCCCGTGCGCGCTCGCCCGCCCGCCACGAGGGGCGCGCCAGCCCTGCGGGCAAGTTTTCCAGTTCTTTCGCCATAGACAGCATCCTAAGCAAGCCCTTCCGCAGCCGCCGAGATGGGGACGCAGCCCCCGGGGCGCGGCTGCCATGGGGCGCCGCACCCTGTCCGCCGCTCCCCACATATCCTGCGCTCCTCCCCGAAGCCTCCGGAGGGGCCCTGCTGCCGATGTGCGCTTACAGTGCGGTGGAGCCCTTGCTGCTGAGCGCGCGCGGAGCCGACGCACCGCCGGCCGCGCCACCCGCAGTGCCTCACCTCTTGCTTGCGCCCCTCTCTGCCTCGGCCCCCGCCAAGCCGTTTCGTGGCCCCGCGGCTGGCGGCGGCGCGCACCTGTACTGCCCCCTGCGGCTGCCCGCGGCGCTGCAGGCGTCCTCAGCCGGTGGCCCCGGCCCGCACCTGCCTTACCCAGTGGAGACGCTTCTGGCCTGA